DNA sequence from the Xyrauchen texanus isolate HMW12.3.18 chromosome 35, RBS_HiC_50CHRs, whole genome shotgun sequence genome:
ggTGTACTGGATTGGGCCAGTTTTGGGTGCAGTTATGGCTGGAGTATCTCATGAGTTTATCTTTGCACCCAGCGCATCAAGGCAAAAGTTGGTGGCTTGTTTGACCTGTAAGGACATTGAGATAGTGGAGACAGCTAGTGTGTCTCGATCTTCCCTGTCCACGGTCACACAGAGTGCCATGAGaaacaaacaaagcaacaaaCTGGAGCACAGCTAAACTCAAGAAAGTGTGGGCAGTAAGCAGTGTTCAGAGAGTTTTCTAGACCATCACAGCAAGTAGTTTAAGATTAGGCCTTACAAGCACACTGAACCAAACCTCTCCATCTGAAAAATAATTCCGGTTGGATTTATACTGGCAGAGGATTAGAAATTCACACTGTGTACTTCTGGCACTGTAGTTCAGCACTATCCTTGCTCTAGAGCAGAACTGCCAGTGTTTGGGAGTAACTAAAAGTAGCGACACTGCTAACTAAACAACACATTTTTAGTAGCGTGATATAGCTGTTCCTGTATATgaatctatttaaaatataatgtcaaaattgatttaaaagtgctttacacaCTTGAGCATCCTGggttaaaaatgacattaacccTGGGTTGAGCGGAGTGTGAAAGCCTATGAGAGGACATTCTGATAATGTGACAAGGAGTGCATTAACATGCACACTGATTTTGCTTAATGAGCAAACAAAAACGATCTGCAAATGTGTGTGTCGTCTGTAAACACTTTTCCCTCCGTTCTTATGGACTGACTCAAAGTGCGCAAGGGTTGTGAGCCTGACTATTTTTGTATGATGTCTAACCAGCAAAGACAATCAatcaaaatcaatattttcatcTTTTGCTAAAAGTTTCtgacaattttgatttcatagtAGAATTTTCTATTGTTGACCAGAAGCAATGTACACTTTGAATTACTCTAGTCTTGAACTACCTTAAGCTGTCTATGAACTATGAATGACGTATTTGTATAACCTTCACGGATAGTTATAAAAGTGCCAAACCTTTGCCTGTGTGGCTTGAGCTTGCAATTTCGGTTCAATATTTAACCACTTCTTCGGACTATAAACCAAAATAACTGCAAAATTACATTGTGAATATCACAGCTTTAACCTATCAACAATAGTTCAAAGTGTTTTAAAGCTTTTGAAGTGTtacatgtgtgtgttttccaACTGTAAGTGTCATATCTCATATTAGTTCATTTATTTATGGTGTTGCAAAAACtatcattgttttcttttttgtctcaTGTACATATGTCCATTTGTTTACTTTGTGATTCGGAGCAAAATTTCAGTTTTAAGTGCATGTGTAAATGGTTCTTATGCTCTTCCTGCACTTAAGTAacatcaaaatgtaatcttgtgtATAGTATATCAAATAAGAATATTATTATACTAGCACATGTACAACAACCTATGCTTTTACATTTCCTTGCATGCactacacaaaatgttttaaactttTCTTTGCTCATCACACATTTCGTAGACTTGCAATATACTCTCTTGAAAAAAAAACCTCTTGATCCACATATGTAACCGTggcataataaaattaaatgttatattaatatCAGTTCTTTGTTTCCCTGTGTTCTTACAATAAGCAtgatgttttattgtatttaaatatttagcataaatgtataaatataactaGCCTAACTATATACACTATGAtaatttaaaaagcattaaaatgtctTAATGATTCTTTGGTAGTTTGCAACCATCTGTACTGTTACACATTCACACTTCAGTACACATGCAGATACTTTCCAACATACATAAGACCTACAAGATTAATAACAAAGCcatgcacgcacgcgcacacacacacttaaacaatgAAGAACATTCACACAGTGCCAGctagcattttgttttgttcagtaTGCATGTCTGTGTGCACACACATAGTTGGGTGAGTGAATGAGTAAAACAGATGAGATCATCAATTGTAATTCACCGTCAGCTCTCCTAACAGAGGGATTTTCCAGGGATTTATCCGGCTATGAGGCCCTACGCCCCGCCACCAGCGATATTCTACTCACACAATACAAACCTCTGCCTAATCACTTCTGCCCTGAACAAACCAGAGGCACCCAGAAACATATCCATAATCTGCACTAATTTTCCTTGCATTTTATCACAATCTTCATGTTGAGTTGTGACATCACATTGTATCAAATCCAAGCCCTGACTAATTTCCTTGCCACAATCATTCATTATTAAATACCGCATGAGTTGCTGAGAGATAACAATTTTATTCAACTTTACTGTAAAGTTGTTCATGATGTTTCACAATGGGTTTCCCATGACGGTTTGCTGAGAAAACTCTTTGAATGCACATACATAAGCAACACTTcaaatagttacattttattgcagataaaacaaatataaagccAATTGGAATCTGCAATAAAATTCTGCTaggccttttctcagaactaacttaatTTTTCTGAGCCATGTTTGCAACTACTTTTAACCAGCTGGTCCGAAGTTGATTTTaaatggatgtatgaagtcagttcccctcaagttaacACAGGTGTCCTAGAAGAGTAACCACATGTGTAGTTCATCTCATTAAATATGGATGTGTTCTACTTAGAGGTCTACAGGTGCCTTACGTAGAAGCCCAAACCAGGCCCATTTCTAAGACTGTGTAACCAAACCAAAAATTATTTCGGATTCTGAACGTAATCCGAAATAATTTACTCTCTTTATATTTTCTTCCCAAAGCAAGTAAATTTGTTGCAATATGCTGTATTTTGTTTAAGAATtgtataggcaacattcgtaacagtatagCAACGGTACACATGTAGGCCCCTAAGCACACCCGAGGTAAACAGGGAAAAAACATGGGCTTATCAAAAGCTGAGTTTCTGAAATTTTCTCAGTAATTCAAAAAGTCAAGACTAAATGTTTTTGCATACTAGCTTCATACTCTGAGGTACAATGGGTTTCCTGTGGTCAGGAATTTTGATGCATGTATCTTAACACTATTCAGTCATATCTCTCTCCTAAGGGATGGAGGCCACAGGGATGGAGGTACATTGTATGTGTGCAGATGCGTGACATTATTCCGCGGATATTTGCGGGTGTGTGTTTTCTATGCCTGCGTGTAAAGTCAATTCAGCACTAACTCCCCTGTCTAACctggaaaaataaatccacttTAGGTGTATAAGCTTTTAATATCAATGACAAAGCTAAAGTTACCTGATTTTAAACATCTTTTGCATCTATACCTAAAACCCTCTTTCAAAGCAAACTTGAATGAgacatttcattttctttaacaGTTTAATGCTCGTCTGGGCTGTCAGTGTTCCCATAGGACAGCTAAAATAAACGTTTTCCTTACCCCTCGACAAGAAATATATCTTTCCAATGAGCCATTGTGTTCATCTTAATCTCACTCTCTTTGAATTTAATGTAGAGAGAAGTGAGTGCAGTGTGGTTGATATGGGATACCCCCTTTAGATTTTGCCTCTCTGGAGGATTATGTCATCACGCTGGGCCCCGAGGCCATTATAAATACCTCCAATGGCCCCTTTGTGGTCCATCAGACCAGGTCTACATGGTGTGGTCAGGATATGCTCTGTAACCTCTCCTGTGTCTTTTTGCTAGAATTAGCCCTGTAGATTTAGCCTTTAGCATCAATGTCCAGGTATTTCTGACAAAACCTTCAATTTtcttgcatgcacacacacaaccacatcaCTTCATGTTTCCTTAGCATTCTTGGTGTTGTGCTGACAAAAGAGAAACAACACTGGCAGAGAAGACCTGTGCACGGCTACATGTGCAACCGTTTACTTACGGGTTTCCCCACAGCCTCAGCTGACGGCTAGCTCTGCTAGGtggattttttgtttattttttgtggcaGCTTCAACTCAACTAGCTAAAGTCAAACAGGATTTAAGTTTTAAAACAATAAGCTCAAAAGAACTTCCTTTAGCCATTTTGACTCAAAAGCTCCTCCAATTTTCATAAATCTCAATTGGATCTCATAAATCATTATGTGGGAGTTCCGCTCTGTAATGTTTTGGCGGGCGGTGTTTGCCGAATTTTTCGGCACCATGTTCTTCGTTTTCTTCGGGATGGGCGCAGCGCTTCGCTGGACCACCGGACCGTACCACATCTTCCACACTGCCCTCTGCTTCGGTTTTGCTGCGGCCACACTGATCCAATCCATTGGCCACATCAGCGGAGGACACATCAATCCGGCCGTCACCTTCGCTTACTTAATTGGCTCTCAGATGTCTCTGTTCCGTGCTTTCTTCTACATTTGCGCTCAGTGCCTGGGGGCACTGGCAGGAGCCGCAACCCTCTATGGAGTTACACCCAACAACATGAGAGGCACATTCGCACTCAACACGGTAAGTTTAGATAGCCCCAAGAAGATAATATTGCTCATTTAAATTGACGTGACTTTAAAAGTgttacataatttaaatgaatgtagACAAAACTTAGGTATTCTTACATCAATGGATTAATTACAGTAAAATGCAATTCTTTGcatgtcaaaatatcaaaacacACTATGAGTTTGACTTTTTTAGCAAAAGTGTTAAAAATCTAGATATGTGAAAAGTCTATTTAATGAATGAGATGCAAATCCTTATATATAGTGCTCAGCTCACATAACCTAGAACAGTCATAGTGCTGCATTAATGTGCCCTAATGGAAAGGGGTGCTGCAGTGTTTTAAGACTTTCTTTATACCTGTCTATGTGTTATCCTACAGCTGCAGCCAGGAATGAGTCTGGGCATGGCAACCACAGTGGAGGTGTTCCTCACCATGCAACTGGTGGTCTGCGTCTTTGCTGTCACAGATGAGCGAAGAAATGGACGCATGGGTTCTGCCGCTCTGTCCATTGGCTTTTCCGTCACCATGGGCCATCTAATGGGGGTGAGAAAGATGAGAAATTTTTTAGTATTACTATTAAAAGTTTGAAGAATTTTAAAATGTGCAGTACACCAAAAATAGACAGAAAACTTTACATATAGTACACGCAGATCCAAAGATTAAACCTCACCCTCATCAttccaaacatatatatatatatatatatatatatatatattatttttttttttttttttttactgtggaaaacaaaaggcagTTTGTTAGAGAATGACAGCCTTGTTTacaattcactttcatggtatgacatttttttttaagaatttgaatGGTGACTTACActttttgtgctccatggaaaatAGGTCATTAGTTTTTGGATGAAACATCCTTTTAAATATCTCTTTTAACCAGATGTACTACACTGGAGCAGGTATGAACCCTGCCAGGTCTTTCGCTCCTGCTGTTATCATAAGGAATTTCATCAACCATTGGGTAAGGAACACAAATCAGGATTCAGTCATGAAAGAAATAATCGATCGTAATATTTCTTTACCTTTGGCTTTCTCCATGTTCTGTGACAGGTGTACTGGGTGGGGCCCATGATTGGTGGTGCTATGGGTGCAGTCCTGTATGATTTCATGCTGTTCCCCCGTATGCGGGGTCTCTCTGAACGACTAGCCACACTCAAGGGCAGCCGACCTCCTGAGAACCAGCAAGAGACTCGTGGCGATCCCTTTGAGCTCAAGACTCAAACACTATAAACCTGCAAAGAACCTGTGGACCGAAATCTGCCTCTACCTCACTGGACCATCTCACCTCCCCAACCAACGGATATAAAACATActagaaaaaaacatgttacattaaataaaatctgGGTGGGTGTGACTCACCAACAAGGGAAAATATCTACTAAACTACTGACAATAAAATCAGGGGATAgtttataaatgaaaattctgtcatcaatttaCTGACCTTATGTTGTTCTTGTTTCGTATGACTTTTTCATGGAACACCAAAGGTGACGTTGTAAtgaattcactttcattacattggcggctaacattctgcctaataaaGTAATACTGGTTAGTAACAACATGAACAGTGGGTGAgtgaatgaagacagaattttcattttgggctgaactatccatttaaaaaggACATTAAGGGAAAATCAGTTACATTCTTGATATTCTGTGTAATATTCTAGGTTTGTTTCTATATGCTGATATGTTGTTGAAATGCAGGGCACAGGGCGGTGCTGTGGCAGTGGTCCAGGTGGGATATGGTCAGGGTTTTGATTGTGGTTGAGGTTGATTGTGAGGGGCTAGAACAGTTCATTTAGGCATGCTTTTCACTTTTCATCTGATTACACATTTTACGTTTTGTTATCTACAACAGAAGACGCACACGCATGCAACTTAACCAGGGGTTTTCACTTTTTATTTCTGTGTAAGAGTCCATGTGGGTGTGCAAGTGAGTGCGTCTTTTTGCGTGTGTGAAGGTCTTCAGGAGGACATGCTCTGGTATGTACATGTGCGTTAGTTTGTGAATGACCAAGTGTTTTTGggagtgtgttgtgtttgttgacTGAGCATTTATTTTAGGTTTTATCATTACAGCTCACCTGTTTGTAtatactgatgtttttttttttttttttacgggaATTGAAAACACCCCAAACTGTTTGCAATTATATTCCATTCTTTGACATACACAAAATCCACCCGTGGACTGATCGGTTTTAAAGACAGCTAGTCTTAACCACCAGTCTTTACAATTACTTCAAGTTTACAATGTCTGTGTTGCaattcattgcattttatttgaGGACAACTTCCATGACtgggcaaaaaaattaaataaaattaaaaaaaaagaatagtaatACGTATAATATTTGAATGCAAATTAATTGGGGGGGGGTTGTGTCTCAGTCGCTGTacttccaggttcaataaatgCTCTATCAAGGCGAAAATGCTTTACGTTGCAACCCACTCAATGTTCATTCTCAAAGAAGCTTCTCATTTcctaaattgtgcatcctcgtaTCGTCGCTCCTACATCTTCGAGCCCGTGACCTGGAAACCGATCAAAGTCTGCCATCATGAAGGATGTACCAATTCCGAATACTCTGGGAGGAGGAGAGAATCAATCCTTGTTgctcaaacaacagcatttgtggcataatgtttattaccacaaaaaaaaataaaaaataaaaaataaaataaaataaaaaacatcatttCAAAAGcacagccacaagatgtaaatttatgtattaaaattaatttagtaaGATAAAATATCTTGCCagccttatctgtgtaaagttatcacactgaaatcatgtataacgtttacatcttgtggctacattttttaaacagggtattttattgttttttattttactcgctgggccccattcacttccattggaagtgccttactgtaatcgtgatttttttcttttattaaatcaaagtattttctgtggtaGTCAATGTTACAAATGCATTCCTTGGGGCCGTTGTTTCCAGTCATGCATGTACAGCCAGACAATATAAAAACAGAAATCTCTTTTAGAGTTCTATTATAATTTATACTTCTGTTGCTCAAATAAcactaaaaaaattgtgtttctcAGGCAAGGTAATGCACGTGCATTAAAGGCTGGACCTTATTTTATGAAATTTGTGCAAGGCCATTTACAAACTGGTGTGTGAACCACTTCCGGTGTAAGTCAGTCCAGTTATTTTAGCggtacaaaaatatttaaatatgctgCTTTATATTTCAGGCTGGTAATATATGTCAAGATATAATATGTCATTATAATATTAAATTGACTACACTTTGCGGTTGTAAAAGGCAGTTTCATTACACACTGGTACTAttgaaaatgtgaataaatgagtGCAAAGTGCCGAAACTGACAGTCCTCAAACAACTGGAACAAAAGACAAGCAGCTTCACACAGCACGCACAGGCTAACTTTTATGGCTTTTACAGCAACTCGTTTCACCTCAGCAAAATAATGAACACAAAATTCTCTCCTTTCTTATCCATGTAAATTTTCGAATCACTGGTATAGTCCATAGACATGTCAACCTCGCATTCAGCATGGATTAAAAACCATCACCTTCAGAAAATCATCCAACATGAACATAATTCTGCTCTACATCCTGTGGTTGCGTGACACATAATAAGCCCACACCACTACATTCTGGGGTTATTTCTCCTCTGGTTATTTACCTTGGGGCTAATGCCAATAGAACTCTCACACTCACCGGAAATACGACCGCTTACTTATTTTGGAGTTCAGAAATTAAGTGCATTGTTTTAGAGAGATTGCTCTCAGTGCATCACAGTTATGCAACACATCCACCTTACCTGAGGACATGACTAAATCGACATGTAATGcttaatgtacactcacctaaaggattattaggaacaccatactaatactgtgtctgacctcctttcgccttcagaactgccttaattctacatggcattgattcaacaaggtgctgaaagcattctttagaaatgttggcccatattgataggatagcatcttgcagttgatggagatttgtgggatgcacatccagggcacgaagctcccgttccaccacatcccaatagagcatctttgggttgagatctggtgactgtgggggccattttagtacagtgaactcattgtcatgttcaagaaaccaatttgaaatgattcgagctttgtgacatggtgcataatactgctggaagtagccatcagaggatgggtatatggtggccataaaggggtggacatggtcagaaacaatgctcaggtaggccgtggaatttaaacgatgcccaattggcactaaggggcctaaagtgtgccaagaaaacatcccccacaccattacaccaccaccaccagcctgcacagtggtaacaaggcatgatggatccatgttctcattctgtttatgccaaattctgactctaccatctgaatgtctcaacagaaatcgagactcatcagaccaggcaacatttttccagtcttcaactgtccaattttggtgagctcttgcaaattgtagcctctttttcctatttgtagtggagatgagtggtacccggtggggtcttctgctgttgtagcccatccgcctcaaggttgtgcgtgttgtggcttcacaaatgctttgctgcatacctcggttgtaacgagtggttattttaggcaaagttgctcttctatcagcttgaatcagttggcccattctcctctgacctctagcatcaacaaggcattttcagcccacaggactgccgcatactggatgtttttccttttcacaccattctttgtaaaccctagaaatggttgtgcgtgaaaatcccagtaactgagcagattgtgaaatactcagaccggcccgtctggcaccaacaaccatgccacgctcaaaattgcttaaatcacctttctttcccattctgacattcagtttggagttcaggagattgtcttgaccaggaccacacccctaaatgcattgaagcaactgccatgtgattggttgattagataattgcattaatgacaaattgaacaggtgttcctaataatcctttaggtgagtgtatatgcacatAACTCCATAACCTTGTTAATAATAAATCCAGTACAAAATACTAACTCTCATCTATAATAGTTATTTACATGCATTTTCTAAGACCGTTGTGAATTAATTTGccactattatttatttttaaatccacACCATCACTGATCTCAATCTGAATACTGTCTGGATACACAAGATACCTACAGTTCCAATCAATGTCAAACAAGATATAATTACTTGATGTAAGACAACAATATAATTCTTCAATTTGTATCGTGACATGGAAGATCAAAGAGAGTCCATGCTGTGTCCCATCCCATCTGGTATTCCTCCAGTGATTGCTGGACTAGAACTTTCTCcgctgttagtcaaaaagacatGCGCTTGAAGcaatactttattatatttttaagaacagacaaaagaaaagcaaaTCAATGAtcatgtctgattcgctgtttgttcagaggcgtggaACGGAACACTGTCTCATGAGCAAGCGCATATAAAgtgttatcactcctttttctcagtttcatttaactgaaaactgtttgcaagaataatatagtctatgagaatgctgcaaatgatctccgatcatctcgggagtttcgctttatttccacggagcagttcactcttacacattgtgaatgtgactctgcaggttcagtaatatatacaggtatctttgaattaaagaaaaaaagacgAAAGAGATTAAATCAAAGTAATACAAGATACATTCACCTTGACCCTACATTTTTTTGTTCCATTTTctttttaggcagcattaactggattaccaaaacacaatacaaacacattcgttaaaaacacatttggcagcattttttgggaacacaaaggAATTtaataggcttatttattattatgattattataataatatttacatttagaattgtctTTATTTGCACCCATTGCcgcatactgatacttgcgtgatggcaactGGGGTCGTTGGAAATGGTAAATTTtgggatttggggaggtggtaaTATAATAAAAATCTTATATCACTTCATTATCTTAATtgattttttgtttagtttaaagtgcaatttgaatttagaaatgtctaatAAGTTTTTCGTGTtccaataaattacattaaaaaaaaaaaagacaaaaaaagaataattcactTACCTTGGGGGTTCACATATACTTGGATGTCGcgatattttaaatgcaattataacaaacactcaaacaaagttacatttttcatgaacaattgtaaaatgaattTTATGGAGACACGCACGAACACGTGTACTCAGttcatattgcaacatgttacctatgaatttttgcacatttgtatttgagtagtctatgggcaatataaacattttatagaaaaaaaaaaagaaatagtaatactaaattattagattgtggtatggctctttcgaaaaaatacaaaaatcaaccaaaaatttaaaattgGCTCCTTCGTGAAAAAAGGTTCCAGACCACTTATCTATACAGATGCGCTCCTACTTTGTCAACTGCTGGCTGATCTCATGTGCTGCATTCTTCATCTCTCCAAGACACTCCGCTGATGCCTCACAGTCGGTGGAAATTTCCTGCGTATACTGTTGCAAGACACGCTCACTCAGATTAAGATATCCAACTGCTTTGTCTGtgcaagaccaaaaaaaaaataaaataaaaaaaaactggttcAAAAGTACATTACTGTGAATCGAGAATCAAATTGCTGACGGTGTGAAGTGTTTCATCTGCTAAACACCTAcataaatttttaaataaaaaaacaaatcccaCAGATATCAGCTGAATGTATCTTTTACATCAGAGAGAGAAATATCTTAGACGCAtagcagatgagcaaacaatgttaACACATACATCACATAGACGTCAGCATGACGCACGTGTGccatatttgacattttgacaataacaTCAGGTTTCAATTGAACAAGTTACTTACACTGCAGTCAAAATAAAGGCAAAGGCATAACTTTAGAAGCATCACAATATTTGAGCATAGTACACATTTCCAGCAGTTCTTTTCACTTTTGCCAAAAGAACCTGGAAGTGCAGGAGCAGAGTGTTTGTATTTATTAACTTAATCTATTGAAAGACATGGCTAGTCATAATTCAATGTGGCAGCCACAGAGTAAAACTGACTTTTCTACATCTGAAATGGCTAGCTTGTTTGTAATGAGAGTGtgcatcattttaaacatttgtcaGAACAAGCACTGTTAATTTCTTTAGGTGTAAAACTTAAAGTGGGAAAAATACTTCAAATTCCTTTTCAAATTTGTGCCACTCTGCAGAGTGCAAGGAGCTGCATGAGGGAAAAATCAAGTCTCTAAAATACATATGGTCAATTCAATGAGAGCATGCAACTGAAATGCTTCCATTTTTCAGGTTTTGTACAAAGAACAAACACACCCAAGAACTGCCCCATGTCTTCTCCAATGTGCACATTCTTCACAGGCAGCATGTGCTGTGGCAAAAGACTCATACTCTTCTGAAAACTTGTTTGCTGCGGCAGCAACAGGTCCTAAAGCCTCaatctaaatttttttttaaagggaactCAAATACGAGACATGTTaagatgttgatttaaaaataaatacatagtcaAATATGTAAAGATTACCTGTAAATCAAGTAAATTGTTGATTTGTTTCTGCTTTTCCAGAAGCATATACTGTCGTGTCTTGCGATTCACTTGTGCGCGCAACTGCCACTCCTTCTCCATAACAGTCAGAATATTCTTCTCTGCCACCTCTCTCAATTTCTGAGTATTATGCTCAatctaaataacataaaaaagcaCAACTAAATGAAGGACTTCTAATTACTGCCAACACGTTGGTAGACAAGTAGATAAAAGCTGTAACGTGAGACCTTAGCAGTGAGGAAGGCCAACAATAAGGTTTCCATTGCCAGGTTCATTTCATAAGTTTTGGAGTCCCCTGTGCTTGGCAGCATAAATTTATCTGAAATATACTGACCTGTTATACTAGTAGTTCTGGTGAAAAAAGCCATAATGTCCAAGACTACATGAGAAACAAACATTTGATGATGGATACTTTAAAATCTGGATATATGCAGTGGCCATCCAACACAGTCGACTGCATGATGATATTTTGCCCCAACTTTAAGGATTCTACAATGCTGGTCATCACTGTTGGAAGACATTGTGTGCTTAATGCCACATTCTTCAGATTAGTTGGGTATTACAAAAGACTGTAACAACCAAATGACCTTGCTGAAGTGGAAAAAGTGGAACGTGCTCTGCAAGGGCCATAAACCATTGCTATGCCTTTAAATAAGCACTATATGAAGGCAAAAGTAATCGAAATCTATAAACGGCTGAAAAATATCCATTACTGAGAACACCGATCTAGTCCGACAAAACTGCTGAAATGGAGGTATAACAACATGGCCACACACTCACAGGTAAAGATAACATCTGCCAGTGTGCTCAGTGTACGTCTTGACTGTATGCCTTCTCTAAGCTTCTGTGTGCTGCTGACTCTGGGTGAGGAAGGTCTGGGTGGCACCAGCGTTGAGTGCTGCGGCACACCATTCTATAGACAACACAAATTGAAACATCAACCCTGTTGAGTATTATAATGAAATTACTAAGAAGAGACAGCAACACAGAAGTCCAGTAACATCACTATGAACACATAACTTACAATCTAGTCCCATTATAATGCAGCCAGTTACCTTTGCATGGACCTTCGGTTCAGTTTGCATGTTCCGGGACTTCACAATTGTGCCAgaggctaaaaaaataaataaatgaaagcttTAGGATAAATTCCAGCAGTGAATAAACGGAGGTCATTAGTCATGATTACATGCGCTCACTTTTGGTTTTCCTCCTTGCACTGCTGTCATTCCCACTGTTGACTTCATTGTCGGTGGTAGAACTAAGAAAAAAAGGAGGCCCTTTTAATACCAATGTACTTTGAAACTGAATCTTAAACAGGTAGACATCATTAACTACTTGAGGAATCTTATTGTGATCATCTAAACGAGTTTAACTTATGAAATGAATACAAGTCTTTTATTTGCCTTATCTATTTTAATTGATAATTGCATTTTACCTT
Encoded proteins:
- the LOC127629006 gene encoding lens fiber major intrinsic protein-like, producing the protein MWEFRSVMFWRAVFAEFFGTMFFVFFGMGAALRWTTGPYHIFHTALCFGFAAATLIQSIGHISGGHINPAVTFAYLIGSQMSLFRAFFYICAQCLGALAGAATLYGVTPNNMRGTFALNTLQPGMSLGMATTVEVFLTMQLVVCVFAVTDERRNGRMGSAALSIGFSVTMGHLMGMYYTGAGMNPARSFAPAVIIRNFINHWVYWVGPMIGGAMGAVLYDFMLFPRMRGLSERLATLKGSRPPENQQETRGDPFELKTQTL